The following is a genomic window from Pygocentrus nattereri isolate fPygNat1 chromosome 8, fPygNat1.pri, whole genome shotgun sequence.
CACTGAAACCGAACAGAGAGTATTGCTACAAGCCCACAATAGAAACAAAAGCCACTATGGCTTTGCATTAAATGTGATCGGTCAGGCATCCGAACCGTAACCTTTGATATTCCGTGCCTTGATCCTGCTTGAAGGAACAGCTCTCTTCAGGCAGCCCAATCTGGACTGTATTGATGCCTTTGTGTGACATTTACACTAAAGGAGGCATTGAGTGGAGACAATGTCAATGTCACAAAATGTCCCAGGATTACAACCCCTGAATGCCTCCCAGATTCAGTATTCTGTAGGAATGCAGCAGTTTCACTCAAAGGCAAAACAGTGGGATAGTCAGGCATACAGTTTTGTGCCCATTGTatcccattttatttacctaGAAGTGTCCCTTAGTTGCTGGTGTTTAAGTCTATTGCTGTGGCATTCACTTCAGACCTGCACAGCTGTGTGAGACTGGGAGAGGGGCAAGAGTTAGGACCATGTGGTGTTTCTATTGGTGGTTGATCACTTAACTTTCTGTACATATGATCACTCTTCACAGACATGTAGATAAGTGAACAGGTTACAGCAGATACAATCAAAAGCAGACCAATGGCATTGACCATTACCACTCCACTCTTGTCCGATTCACCCACTGAAACAGCTTGCTCTGTTGTACTGACATTTATACAGTTCTTCAAATGGCCTTTTTGCAAGTCTGTAATTTCCACACATACCTCATACTGTGTCAGCGGGTGCAAGTGTGTGAGATTGAACACTTTTACATCTGATGGCACACGTGCTGTGAATCGTAAGGAATGGTGGTTTGAGACAGAGGTGGTGGACCACATGATATTTGACACAAAGCTGCTTTTAGGGGGTACCCAAGAAATCTTTAGAGAATGTGGTCGTATCACATCGATTTGTACATTTAAAGAAGTATTTGAAGGTTCTGGGTAGTACCCATTCACGACCATTGAAACAGATCTCATGTCTGCCCCTATCAGATTGTGTGCCACGCAGGTGTACTGGCCTGCCTCATTCTCCGAAATGTCGTATATGTCAAACGTTCCCTCAGGATGCATGAAATACTTGCTTGATGCCATTCTTGGTAAGATCTTTTCTCCTGAAGGGGTCATCCAGTAGATCTGCGGTTCAGGTTCTGCAAACGCCCTGCAGTGGAAGGACACTGAGCGTCCATTGGTCACACTGATATGTTCTGGAAGGCTTTCTGGAGAGATAACTGGGAGGCAGGTGTCCATCATTTCACGGAAGTGCACGTGTCTGACATGGCGACCTTCAAATTCCGGAGGCCCCGTGCATAACAGGGCCTCGGGCTCCATGAAGCGGATCTTGGTCTTGTTCATATTGATCCAGCGGACAACACAGTCACAGTAGATTGGATTTGAGTGCAAGCTTACTTCCCGGAGGCTGGGCAATGACTCCACTGTAACATGATGAAGTGCACTGAGGGCATTACTGTTCAGCATCAGTGTCTCAAGCCTCGGCAGTTTATAGAAAGCATTGGGATGGATGTAGGACAGTCTGGGATTGTTAGTCGCTTCAATCTTTGTTAGCTCGGGCAGGTTGGTGACCGCAAAGCCATCTATTGAAACCAACTCTGGCATGCTGTTGATGCCTAACTCTTTCATGTGGATCATGTCCACAAAATCACCTCGACGGATTGTTTCAATGGGATTCTTATTGAGATCTAAAAACTTGAGGCTTTGGACCTTTCTAAGGGCAACTTGGGGCACTTTTGCAAACTTGTTGTCATAGAATGAGATGCTCTCCAGTTTATTTAGACCAACCAGAGCATTGTCCGGAATTTCAGTAAGGTTCATTCGGGCTAATACAAGACTGCGGAGATTGATAAGAGGCTGGAAATTCATATCTTGTATTTGAGCAATTGGATTTTCCCCTATCATCAGAATCTCTAGTTGGCTAAGTGCATGGAACCACTCTTGCCTGATGACCTTCAGTTGGTTGGAATTAAGATGGAGCCTCAGGAGGTTGCTGAGACCTTGAAAAGCCCCAGGACTAATCAAGGAGAGTTGGTTATGATTGACATAGAGCTCCTGAACATTTGGCAGGTGTGCAAAACAGTTATCATGTAGGTTGCTTATCCAGTTTTCCTCCAAATGCAAGGACACAAGCTGAGGAAGGTGACCTACATAGATATCACTAAGAGTGGTTATGTTGTTTTGAGAAAGGTCAACTTCAGTTATGTTAACTAAGTAATTCAGAGGGTTGTCAATCTTGGAAATACTGTTGCTCTGTAACAGAAGCACCTGGGTGTCAGAAGGTAATGTTTCTGGAAGAGAAAGAAGTCCCAGATCATTACAGTCCACGGTTGGAGCCTCCATGTAAAGGGATGACGGAGAGAACCAGGGTCGGATTCCACACTTGCACAGCTTGGGGCATGCCACAGTCCGCTCAGTCGAATGAACAGAGCCATTCAATGCAAGTCCTGCTAACAGACAAACCACAAAGAGCGGCTGTTTCATCTTGGCCTCCTTCTCCTCAGCGAGTAATTAGTCCTTACGGAGTGTGGAGTTAGCGTTAACTTCACAAGTATGGTAACATTTGTTAGTACATCAACAGATTTGTTTATCTGCTTCTGCCAGGTCCccaatgtactggtttctttctGTGTTGTCCTTGGCAGCGAGGAGCAACCTTTCAGTTTACCTGGTGTGAGGTTGTCAAGCTGGCTGCATATGTGAAGGTCAGTGTATCCTTTGGGGAGTTACGGGGAGCTCAGGTTTCTGCAGGGGATGTATCACTGTGTCTGCCATCGTTATTATCCTCAATCAGTCACACACATCAATTTCCATCTGCAGAAAATGGGAGACAGGAGAAATGTAATGAATACAATGTCACATTATGGGGGAGACTGAGCGGTATTGGCATTTAAGAATATTGAAACATATTGAGGCTTAGTGagatttttattgctttttttcccctttcagtCAAAATATGAATTATGACTGCTTTGACCTTGTGTACTCTCATATATCATCTAGCCACTGACCTTTCTTGCATTATATTCAAATAGCCAAGATAATTATTGCTGTCTGAGGCTCAGCTAAAATGGGAATTACATATGGGGGAAAGAATAATATTCCTATACTCAGTATATATAGCTCTTTGATTTACGTGAATGTTATTCTATAGGGCTGTAGCTAAGCGGTGCTTGGCCTCCTCACTTGAAAGCTAGGCCCTACCAGATTTCTGGCTGTACAAAGGACAAAATAAGTCCTCCAGTGTAGAGGAGGGAGATAtcacaaaaatataacatcatacTTATACATCATACATACAAAATATGCTCAACATTTAATGCATGGTACACCACACTTTCAGATTTAATGGCACTAGTTATGGCGTCTTCGTAGTGAAATGCATTTGATGAGCGTCCTTTATGTGCTGATGACATCagtgatatgctcagaaaagcacatgtggtatttatcacaataacagaaTAAGTCATGTTTGCACCATTTCCAGTGAAACAAAATGTAATCCGACTTGTGCTGTTACAATACAGGATGAAAAGGCTCTTAAATTTTGCCTCTTTGTGCCTTTTATTACCAAATGAAAATGACCAAAGCTCTCCTTTCGCTAATATCTGACCGCTGCTGTCACCAGGGCAACATTTACACTGCTGCATGCCAACACGGGTAATGTCATGATTGTAAACCAACTTTGCCACAGCTTTGCCCTGCTCCTAGCACAGGCTACTATATATGCCAAAGTTTTGGAACCCTGGTCAAATCtcattttgttgaatttctaagtaaaaataagttaaaaaataaaaagtaagttAAATAAAACATCCTAGACAGAGAAGCCTTTGCACAGTTAAATAAGTAATGGAACCCTTTTGCACAtttgaatgaacaaataaacaattactgcttatttgttgaatttaacatggaGAAAATGTGGACAAGGCTTTTTTTCCCTAAATATGTTAACTTCATCCAATAAATAGACACTGTGCTCAGAAAATTGCTGTGTTTAAGTTTATTTAGTGTCAAGCTCACTATAGCGATGTCTTTGAGACATAATACTGCATAGCTGGCTGGCTCTCTTACTCACCAACAAAGCCCCTTTATAAAGAATTCTATTCATGCCATTCCAGTAAAATGTAGATTATTTACCAATATGTGTACGATTCATTCTGCCTGACTTAACTGTTTGTGTTGCACATCAGTATGTGACACCCTGAATTCTGAGTCAAATGCCATCCTAGTTCAGTTAATAATTGCAAGCAGTTCTGGTCTAGTGAATAGCAGAATTGCTTATCTTGGTACATATAGTCATCAAAGGCAGCTGAATGATCTGAGAGGCAATTATTTCACATCATCGGTCTCAGTAATAACCACCGTGGTTGTCTAGGCTGTGACACCTGCCACAGGGCATGGCAAGTTAGTACTGCTTGTGGTGGTAAATAATCAGGGTTTAAATTCAGACTTTGTCCCATTTATTATCATGCTGACTTGTCAGACATGACATCTAGTGTATCGAGGTATGCTGCTGAAGCTGAACAGAGATAAACTGAACACCTTTTTAAATAGCTGATGATCACAAAGACATGCTGCATTCACCTGCAGGAAGTAGCCTTACCCTATTTCAAAACAGGAGCGGATTTCTTAGAGAAGTCTCTGGTGTTTGGTCCGGTTGCATTATGCAGAAGGAAGTGAATGAGAGCTCCTCCAGGTGTGAGTACAATGTACCTTCGCCTGCTTTGGCGCCATGTATTGATGTTTTGATTAATTTGTAACCTTGAGAGCAGAAGCCGTAGCACTCCGGGGCAATGTTAGATGAAGCTGTCTGTATTGCTACAGGAGCAGCTTTGCAAAGAGCCCCCCCCGTATGACAATATGCATACATTAATCTGACTGTGGCAACGAGTCAACATGGGCAGGTGGGAACAaggtctttctttcctttttttccccctgtacAGCCATCTGTTTAAAGGAGAGACCTGCTTTAATCCATGCCCAGCTTATGGACCAGGAGCTCTCACAATGTGGCAGGTCTGCCTTTGTAAATTAGagtcattgttattattgctgAAACGTGGTTAACAGCACATGTAGGCAAACAGTCAAATGTCCCAGATCTTTGGACTAGTAATGAgattgtgtgttgttttttgcacaTGTTCCCATATATAATGGGCAAAAAATACCCTGCTGGTAAGTATATACACTGTAGAGGTGCGATCTCTTTGGTACGCTTACAAATTAGTGCACTTTGAAGAGAACGTCAGGGTGACAAAGTGCAACACCTACTCTgcatatatttctgtttttctctcctgttTAAAGCCCTTGAACCTCTGAGGTTCACACACTGATTGAATTAGTTCCTGCTTGCAAATGCTTGGGTTCTGAGAGCTTTCCTTTACCGTTCTGCTCAGCTGTGCTCACGCCGTTAGCTGAAATGGGGATCTGAGTAGGGGGGCAGTTCTCTGTGAACATGCAGTAAATGTTGTAGAATGATAGGACTTTTTGGGTTGCATTGCATTAGGATCTTTGGATAAAAGGCAACGTCTGTTTCTTTTGTCATCTTTATGCCATCATGCACATCATACACATTTATCTACCAACCAAAACAGATAATCTGCACATTATCGTCTAATGCAGTGATGTCAGCATTTTTACATGTGCCTTTACATCCACACTGTCACGCAATGCGATTACTGTATATCTTAAAGATTTATATACCATGATATACAGCACTATACCAGATTCATAGTTAAAAATTTATAGTTTCTTCTGTCAGAGAAAAGCACTTCTCAAATTCCAGGGTCTTCACTTTCCTCCGAGTCCCTAATTCAACAGACAGCACATAAAGCAGCCCCACTTTGCTATGTTTTATTCACAAGGTTGGAGTGAGAAGCCTACCGCATGTCTGGGTAAGCAGTAGGAggcgactgtgtgtgtgtgtgtgtgtgtgtgtgtgggcacgTGAGAGTAGAGGATTGGAGGTGACACTCTTTCATGTTAAGATGACATTTTGCCCAAGCTGAAGCTCCCActcctgttttctgtttttcttgacGCGAGTAAATTACGGCAGGTAATTGGGTTTCTTGTCAGAAGGCTTGGGGATCATAAACAGGAGGGAAATGCATGCTACCAGTTGCACCAGTGAAGTGAATAGTAAATGGATTGCAGTGGTAGCTTTGGGCTGTTATTGAAGCAAACAAAAACTACAGGACCCCTGTGAAACCCTCGCTGGGATAGGTCAAATAAAATGTCTCTGATTTCTGAACATGCAGTATCACACTATCAGGTGATATTAAGTTAGTATTAATGAGGGTACTGAATCTGAGTTTGTGccatgcttaaaaaaaaaagtcttactAACCTCATATCtgaaaaaaagggttcttcagtaaataaaatggttctaaatagaataatgaacattcaaagaacccatagcaaaagtgttcttcagattgatggagaataggttgtgaacccttttgaaaagggttgctatatagcaccaaaaagggttcttctgttgttaagcTTGTCAAGCTTGTTTTTATGTAGAAGAACcctgctgtatagaacccttttcaaaaaggttctgtataaaaccatctacagcacattttccatcaaagtAAAAAAGGCTTTcgctatgcaaagaaccctataATCCTGCAAAGGGCCCTTTGAGTGTTCAGTTGAGTTTCTATATGAAACCTttatctttagtaaagaactcttgataaaccatcttttttaagtgtgtagctcAATCctttgttctcttttctttatGTAGAATTACAAGGGAACATTACAGCATTGTAAATAGAGGTGGCAGTGATCTGATACTATGTATAAGATATcaacagaaaatgctggatgggATATAAAAGGGGAAAAAGACTAAATCAGATCCATTACTTTAACAGATCCCGTCTGAAATGTCATGTTGGGTTAGTAAAGTGCTTGAGCATGATAGCATAAGCTTAATAAAGCCTAGTAGTTTTTAAGGAAGAAATATCATATCGGTATCATTACCGGACAGTGACATTGTGCCGTTTctaatattaaacattaattaGACTAGAGATATTTTTCCTGAAAGAAAACTTTCTTTACTTATGGATTTAAGATAGGAATGTAAATTAGTAACTAATTAACCATGAACCcacaaataaacaattatttcacCAGTTCTGttggtttaaaaatgaattgtatttaatttccaataaaCAACCAATTCCTATTTGATTAGGTGTATTTATTATTCCCGTTGAGGAACATTCTTGAATCATGTGCATGAGGACA
Proteins encoded in this region:
- the lrrn3a gene encoding leucine-rich repeat neuronal protein 3, producing the protein MKQPLFVVCLLAGLALNGSVHSTERTVACPKLCKCGIRPWFSPSSLYMEAPTVDCNDLGLLSLPETLPSDTQVLLLQSNSISKIDNPLNYLVNITEVDLSQNNITTLSDIYVGHLPQLVSLHLEENWISNLHDNCFAHLPNVQELYVNHNQLSLISPGAFQGLSNLLRLHLNSNQLKVIRQEWFHALSQLEILMIGENPIAQIQDMNFQPLINLRSLVLARMNLTEIPDNALVGLNKLESISFYDNKFAKVPQVALRKVQSLKFLDLNKNPIETIRRGDFVDMIHMKELGINSMPELVSIDGFAVTNLPELTKIEATNNPRLSYIHPNAFYKLPRLETLMLNSNALSALHHVTVESLPSLREVSLHSNPIYCDCVVRWINMNKTKIRFMEPEALLCTGPPEFEGRHVRHVHFREMMDTCLPVISPESLPEHISVTNGRSVSFHCRAFAEPEPQIYWMTPSGEKILPRMASSKYFMHPEGTFDIYDISENEAGQYTCVAHNLIGADMRSVSMVVNGYYPEPSNTSLNVQIDVIRPHSLKISWVPPKSSFVSNIMWSTTSVSNHHSLRFTARVPSDVKVFNLTHLHPLTQYEVCVEITDLQKGHLKNCINVSTTEQAVSVGESDKSGVVMVNAIGLLLIVSAVTCSLIYMSVKSDHMYRKLSDQPPIETPHGPNSCPSPSLTQLCRSEVNATAIDLNTSN